cacaTCTTtgttactatatatatatagttcaTCACCTTAATAAGTCTATTTAAAACCTTCTTGTTATTAGTTTAACACAGAAGACTCTTCCGTATGGTTAAATTCTGATTCATATTTaattacaataacaaaatGTAAGGCTATTGCTGTTTATGATTTTAAAAAAGTTCGAATctgtttaaaaaaaaggatCATAAGCAACCCATCCAGAGAAACCCTAGCTCAAGGAGTCATTTAGTCATTTATGATCTATCTATTTATGATTCAGGAAAAAGGATAACATATTTCTAAAATGCTGTGTGGAATCCGTCtgttataaattataaagttAGATATATTAGATATATTTTAGAAATATCTAATCTGagaaataaatgtatataaaatagaTACTGAAAAGTTtcgaataataaaaaaatacatagaATATAATACAAAAGAAGAGGAGTTTAAGATGATCAAATTGGAATTGATTAACAACCTTGGTTTATTGTCATATAGTAACGTTCGAATAAAATTCTTAAAGCACCATTTTCGATTGTTATCACAGTCATAAATTATTGTTATCGGTAATTtatatctatacatataaatacatatattaatatatatatatttataggaCAACATTAGTGTCCTATTTAGCATGATTACATGAAGTTTTCAACACAAGAACATATAAAATGTGTAAATTGACTATTCCGGTGCATATTTTTAACATCTTTTCCCATGTAACTAAATTTCATATTGATTTTCTACCTACATACGAGAGACTATGACGCGTTTTGAATGCATTTCTCAGCGATCTTGGTATTTTTAGAAAGCAGCAAATATTATTAACGACCAAGGCAACGATGTTGATGAGGATGATGTCAATGATGCAGTTACTCTTGCAAACGGAAATTGCTATCAAATGCAGTTTGTCATGTCCATGTAGTCAACGCAGCAACAGGAGAGGCatcaagagagagagagagagaaagagagatatgAAGGAGAAAAATCTAGGGGGGAGGAAGATGGAAAAATGTCAATGGTTATTTTTTCTACctttatttctctctctctttctctctatctctctctctctctggctcTCTGTTCATATCTTTAgctatttttaaaccaaatATATTGAACCGGCATATTGCGTATACAACCCGTTGAACGGATTGTGTGATAAGCAGTCCATACACAATGTTGCCTCTTCTTTGTTGTTTTACATGTTCGTCTTTGGTctgttctttctttttgcattGTGCCACATtcctctcttcctctctctctctctctctctctctctctcttgcacTCTTTTTGATTTTAGTTATTTGCTAATAGTCAGTATGTCTGTATATAGTATTTTTTTCTCCTCTTTTTATTGTGTTTTCTGCGAAATCGCATTTAATATGCGCCAAGTAGGAAATTGTAAGCTTCCGTTTTGTGTTTATGCTGATGGAtgacaatttcaatttgaattccAATTCCCAGAGCCCCGGAGCCGGGAGCCAGAGACAGATAGATACAACTACTGCTACGACTACTCAGTAGTATTGGGGCTATGCTCGGTCGATGATTATAAATATAGAAACAGTATTTCCGTTTCGATTTTTACTTCCATTTCCGTTTCTAATTGGGCGCAATAGATCAttatgacgacgatgatgatgatgatgatgataatgaagAAAGGATTGAGACGTTAGAAAGCAAAGAGAAGAAGGGGCTAGGGCAGCTTTAAAGTCAcaacatttatttatgaatGAGTCGCTTGAAAGAATtttacagacacacacacatacacacacacttgagTGTGGGTGCCGACAAGTAGCAGGTATTcagtctctgtgtgtgtgttacatAGGTGTTGCCTTACCAAAGACCAAAGACAAGCTACACTTGGCCAAGCATAACGAACGCAACAAATTCCACAGGCCTCAAATGacagagcaaaaaaaaaaaaaatgaatatatatgtacatacatacaaaagcATTCTAAAGTTTCGCCGCATCTTTTACGTTTCGTTTTTCTTGCAGACGGTTTCTCCAGTTTTCGTCAAGCATTTCCGGAATGGTGTGAGGATGATAATCAGGCACATAACAAAGAAATGGAATCTAGTCGCAATGTACAGACCGATCAGCTAATGGGTCTAAGGTAAGTCACATGAAGTtagccaaaaaaagaaaagaaagaataaaATTTGATCTTCTCTTTGCTGCAGATCCCTTCGCATTTCCACACCGCATTCCGATTCGGCATGCAGCAGCTCAGCCGAATCCTCGGACTGTGAGAGTACaacacatcatcatcaccatcatcatcatcatcatcatagttACAATGAGGCGCCCGTTGAGATAATACCAGGTCTTCTATTTCTGGGCAATGCTTCACACAGTGGCGACTCGAATGCATTGCAAAAGTATAATATTAAGGTAAATATTTCGTaactttaaccaaaaaaaaaagtgcaacTAGCTAACTTTGTTACATTTCTTTGTCTTTTAGTACGTTTTAAATGTCACACCAGATTTGCCAAATGAATTTGAAAAGTCAGGCATTATCAAGTATCTGCAAATACCCATTACCGATCATTATTCCCAGGATTTGGCCATTCATTTTCCAGATGCCATACAATTTATAGGTAAGACAGAAATCTAAGAGAAGAAAGACTTGCCCCCCTCGATAATTTGGTGTGGGTTTAGTCTAGTTTAGTTGTAGTTTGAATACGATTCAAACGATTATGTCATACTGGTGGCATGAAAAGATGTATTCAAGCATTATTAATCTTTgaattttccatttctttacAGAGGAAGCGCGCTCTGCGAACTCGGCGGTGCTGGTCCACTGCCTGGCCGGCGTTTCACGTTCGGTGACCGTAACGCTCGCCTATTTGATGCACACACGAGCGCTCAGCTTGAACGATGCGTTCATGATGGTGCGTGACCGGAAGCCGGATGTGTCGCCCAACTTTCATTTTATGCAGCAACTGCAATCCTTTGAGAATCAACTCCGCCGCAGTCCCAGCAGTGATGGCCATGCCATGGACGAGGGgggacatcatcatcatcatcatcatcataatcatcataatcataatcatcaccatcatcatacCATAACGACAACGGGCACACATTTGGTTGCCAATACAAATGCCGCCAATGTCCTAAATGCCGCCACAAATCCAACAATGGTACGCCAATGCGGACGCAGTGGATCAAAATTCTCATGCAATTGCATTGCCGCCGATTGCAAATGTATGCAAACTGGCGGATTTATGGCTGCCCATTTGGCCAAAGCGACTGGTGTCTCACCGGATTCGGGCATTGAGTTTGATCGTTGGACACCATCGTCGGATACGGGACTCAAATGAGACGAACTGGGTGGGAAGTGTTTTGTGTTGCCACCAAGTCAGGAAACAATCAATGTGTGTGCAGGTTATGCCGCCTCCTCGGCCGCCGCTGCCGTCTCCAccttatcatcatcatcattatcatcatcatcgtcgtcgtcgtcgtcgtcttcaaCAACATCatcgccgccgctgccgcccATCATTTTGGCCACAAGTAATCCGGATAATATGTCGCCAGCAAGTACAACAAGTTCATCCACATCGACTACAACAACAGCTGAGGCGGTGTCTGTTGTTGAAGTAGTCCTTGCCGCTGTCAATAGAGCGAAGGATGAGGACGACAATGATGAGGAAGAGGATGATGAGCATGAAAACGATAATGAGATGATGGCAGTTTAAAAGAGACACAATTCTCGTTTCCCatctcccacacacacacacacatacacacacacaaaccatATGCATATACAGATGAATATATTAGTTTATTAAGAGAAAATCGGTGAACCCTCCTCATGATGAGGAAAA
The sequence above is a segment of the Drosophila willistoni isolate 14030-0811.24 chromosome XR unlocalized genomic scaffold, UCI_dwil_1.1 Seg143, whole genome shotgun sequence genome. Coding sequences within it:
- the LOC6645614 gene encoding dual specificity protein phosphatase Mpk3, giving the protein MPETEHECCSKEWLQSELRALDAKELIILDCRGSHEYSESHIRGAVNLCIPSIVLRRLAAGKIDLASTIKSPELKERIQTGYKLCLFILYNGEGVAMPNQDAVTAAAAAAAAGAGVGAAAAFAMLGSNGNDSIINTLHRRLKQDGCRVVSLQDGFSSFRQAFPEWCEDDNQAHNKEMESSRNVQTDQLMGLRSLRISTPHSDSACSSSAESSDCESTTHHHHHHHHHHHSYNEAPVEIIPGLLFLGNASHSGDSNALQKYNIKYVLNVTPDLPNEFEKSGIIKYLQIPITDHYSQDLAIHFPDAIQFIEEARSANSAVLVHCLAGVSRSVTVTLAYLMHTRALSLNDAFMMVRDRKPDVSPNFHFMQQLQSFENQLRRSPSSDGHAMDEGGHHHHHHHHNHHNHNHHHHHTITTTGTHLVANTNAANVLNAATNPTMVRQCGRSGSKFSCNCIAADCKCMQTGGFMAAHLAKATGVSPDSGIEFDRWTPSSDTGLK